From Struthio camelus isolate bStrCam1 chromosome 7, bStrCam1.hap1, whole genome shotgun sequence, a single genomic window includes:
- the LRIT1 gene encoding leucine-rich repeat, immunoglobulin-like domain and transmembrane domain-containing protein 1 isoform X1: protein MYGLIPNLTELTTTGANGSFQLVTTMWITVGLVCCLVFGGLPRAGGSCPSQCSCTFHSLGEGTKARTVLCNDPEMTLTPVNIPVDTSKLRIEKTAIRRVPGEALHSLHNLEYLWMPYNSLASLSVITFKGLRRLQELRLDGNDLISFPWEALADMPQLRLLDLHNNELTSIPPDAARYVKNITYLDLSSNKLMTLPQALISTWANLQAVPYFPNDNSKIVLGLQDNPWVCDCSLYEMVHFLNFQSPNIAFIEPRLKCFTPRSLAGVFFSQVELRKCQSPVVHTSVAKVKTILGSTVLLRCGTTGVPIPELSWRRADGAQLNGTVHQEISSDGMSWSILGLPVVSYLDSGEYICKAKNFLGATEAFISLIITDSESTDDPNSNAKGVWSGKASGMEAAAYNDKLVARYIITTSTVPTLGARAGSEENLVLQNAAQNGNSRNLLVSPPTGQQEPERIVRSVRVIGDTDQSVTLAWKAPLAKNTTVFSVLYAVFGERDMRRINVEPGKTKVTIYGLLPKTKYIMCVCVKGLIPRKEQCIIFSTDEVASAGGTQKLINVVVISVACVIAVPLTLVVCCGALKRRCKKCLVRKPKEIQDSYVTFESLSPGAKAKGVEGEYLTRHTPDESNRLLSARSSVDSEAIPKIEGQPNEYFC from the exons GTAACAACGATGTGGATCACGGTGGGTTTGGTCTGCTGCTTAGTCTTCGGAGGGCTACCTCGGGCTGGCGGCTCTTGTCCATCTCAGTGTAGCTGCACCTTCCATAGTCTCGGCGAAGGAACAAAAGCCAG GACTGTGCTGTGTAATGACCCTGAGATGACTCTCACGCCCGTGAATATCCCCGTAGATACGTCCAAGCTCCGAATAGAAAAGACGGCCATCAGGAGGGTGCCGGGGGAAGCCTTGCATTCGCTCCACAACCTGGAGTACCTCTGGATGCCCTATAATTCCTTGGCCAGCCTCAGTGTGATTACCTTCAAGGGCCTCCGTCGCTTACAGGAGCTGAGGCTAGATGGAAATGACTTAATATCGTTCCCTTGGGAAGCCCTTGCTGACATGCCCCAGCTAAGGCTTCTGGATTTACACAATAACGAACTCACCTCAATCCCCCCAGATGCTGCTCGTTATGTCAAGAATATCACCTACCTGGATCTGTCTAGCAATAAActgatgactcttcctcaagctCTTATTTCCACCTGGGCCAACCTCCAGGCAGTTCCTTACTTCCCCAATGATAATTCCAAGATCGTCTTAG GTTTGCAAGACAATCCCTGGGTATGTGACTGCAGTCTGTATGAAATGGTCCATTTCCTAAATTTCCAGTCACCTAACATAGCATTTATAGAGCCCAGGCTGAAATGCTTCACCCCCCGGAGTCTTGCAGGAGTCTTCTTCAGCCAAGTTGAGCTAAGGAAGTGTCAAAGTCCGGTCGTACATACATCTGTAGCCAAAGTAAAGACGATCCTGGGCAGCACCGTCTTACTGCGATGTGGAACAACAGGGGTGCCTATTCCTGAGCTCAGCTGGAGAAGGGCTGATGGTGCTCAACTGAATGGCACAG TGCACCAAGAAATTTCTAGTGATGGGATGAGCTGGTCTATTCTGGGCTTGCCTGTGGTCTCTTATCTTGATTCTGGAGAGTACATCTGTAAAGCAAAGAATTTCCTGGGAGCAACGGAGGCATTCATATCCCTCATCATCACTGATTCAGAAAGCACAGATGACCCCAACTCTAATGCTAAAGGCGTTTGGAGTGGAAAGGCAagcgggatggaggcagctgCCTACAATGACAAGCTTGTGGCTAGGTACATTATCACCACCTCGACTGTACCTACCCTGGGAGCCAGAGCAGGCTCTGAAGAGAACCTCGTCCTTCAAAACGCAGCGCAGAACGGCAACTCACGAAACCTCCTGGTGAGTCCGCCTACTGGTCAGCAGGAGCCAGAGCGAATCGTGAGGTCAGTCAGAGTGATAGGGGACACTGACCAAAGCGTCACCCTGGCCTGGAAGGCACCTTTGGCAAAGAACACGACAGTATTCAGTGTCCTCTATGCCGTTTTTGGAGAGAGAGACATGCGGCGGATCAACGTGGAGCCAGGGAAGACCAAGGTCACCATTTATGGGCTGCTGCCAAAGACTAAATACatcatgtgtgtctgtgtgaaagGGCTGATCCCCAGGAAGGAGCAATGCATCATATTTTCCACAGACGAAGTTGCCAGTGCAGGGGGAACCCAGAAGCTCATCAATGTGGTCGTGATCAGCGTGGCCTGCGTCATTGCTGTTCCTCTGACTCTGGTGGTCTGCTGCGGAGCACTGAAAAGGCGCTGCAAAAAGTGCCTAGTGCGGAAACCCAAGGAAATTCAGGACTCCTATGTCACCTTTGAAAGCCTGTCTCCCGGGGCCAAGGCAAAAGGAGTTGAAGGAGAATACTTGACTAGACATACCCCAGATGAGTCTAACAGACTGCTCTCTGCTCGCTCCAGTGTGGACTCAGAAGCGATACCAAAGATAGAGGGGCAACCTAATGAATACTTTTGCTGA
- the LRIT1 gene encoding leucine-rich repeat, immunoglobulin-like domain and transmembrane domain-containing protein 1 isoform X2, with amino-acid sequence MSLEQITETLITKSVFKKSVTTMWITVGLVCCLVFGGLPRAGGSCPSQCSCTFHSLGEGTKARTVLCNDPEMTLTPVNIPVDTSKLRIEKTAIRRVPGEALHSLHNLEYLWMPYNSLASLSVITFKGLRRLQELRLDGNDLISFPWEALADMPQLRLLDLHNNELTSIPPDAARYVKNITYLDLSSNKLMTLPQALISTWANLQAVPYFPNDNSKIVLGLQDNPWVCDCSLYEMVHFLNFQSPNIAFIEPRLKCFTPRSLAGVFFSQVELRKCQSPVVHTSVAKVKTILGSTVLLRCGTTGVPIPELSWRRADGAQLNGTVHQEISSDGMSWSILGLPVVSYLDSGEYICKAKNFLGATEAFISLIITDSESTDDPNSNAKGVWSGKASGMEAAAYNDKLVARYIITTSTVPTLGARAGSEENLVLQNAAQNGNSRNLLVSPPTGQQEPERIVRSVRVIGDTDQSVTLAWKAPLAKNTTVFSVLYAVFGERDMRRINVEPGKTKVTIYGLLPKTKYIMCVCVKGLIPRKEQCIIFSTDEVASAGGTQKLINVVVISVACVIAVPLTLVVCCGALKRRCKKCLVRKPKEIQDSYVTFESLSPGAKAKGVEGEYLTRHTPDESNRLLSARSSVDSEAIPKIEGQPNEYFC; translated from the exons GTAACAACGATGTGGATCACGGTGGGTTTGGTCTGCTGCTTAGTCTTCGGAGGGCTACCTCGGGCTGGCGGCTCTTGTCCATCTCAGTGTAGCTGCACCTTCCATAGTCTCGGCGAAGGAACAAAAGCCAG GACTGTGCTGTGTAATGACCCTGAGATGACTCTCACGCCCGTGAATATCCCCGTAGATACGTCCAAGCTCCGAATAGAAAAGACGGCCATCAGGAGGGTGCCGGGGGAAGCCTTGCATTCGCTCCACAACCTGGAGTACCTCTGGATGCCCTATAATTCCTTGGCCAGCCTCAGTGTGATTACCTTCAAGGGCCTCCGTCGCTTACAGGAGCTGAGGCTAGATGGAAATGACTTAATATCGTTCCCTTGGGAAGCCCTTGCTGACATGCCCCAGCTAAGGCTTCTGGATTTACACAATAACGAACTCACCTCAATCCCCCCAGATGCTGCTCGTTATGTCAAGAATATCACCTACCTGGATCTGTCTAGCAATAAActgatgactcttcctcaagctCTTATTTCCACCTGGGCCAACCTCCAGGCAGTTCCTTACTTCCCCAATGATAATTCCAAGATCGTCTTAG GTTTGCAAGACAATCCCTGGGTATGTGACTGCAGTCTGTATGAAATGGTCCATTTCCTAAATTTCCAGTCACCTAACATAGCATTTATAGAGCCCAGGCTGAAATGCTTCACCCCCCGGAGTCTTGCAGGAGTCTTCTTCAGCCAAGTTGAGCTAAGGAAGTGTCAAAGTCCGGTCGTACATACATCTGTAGCCAAAGTAAAGACGATCCTGGGCAGCACCGTCTTACTGCGATGTGGAACAACAGGGGTGCCTATTCCTGAGCTCAGCTGGAGAAGGGCTGATGGTGCTCAACTGAATGGCACAG TGCACCAAGAAATTTCTAGTGATGGGATGAGCTGGTCTATTCTGGGCTTGCCTGTGGTCTCTTATCTTGATTCTGGAGAGTACATCTGTAAAGCAAAGAATTTCCTGGGAGCAACGGAGGCATTCATATCCCTCATCATCACTGATTCAGAAAGCACAGATGACCCCAACTCTAATGCTAAAGGCGTTTGGAGTGGAAAGGCAagcgggatggaggcagctgCCTACAATGACAAGCTTGTGGCTAGGTACATTATCACCACCTCGACTGTACCTACCCTGGGAGCCAGAGCAGGCTCTGAAGAGAACCTCGTCCTTCAAAACGCAGCGCAGAACGGCAACTCACGAAACCTCCTGGTGAGTCCGCCTACTGGTCAGCAGGAGCCAGAGCGAATCGTGAGGTCAGTCAGAGTGATAGGGGACACTGACCAAAGCGTCACCCTGGCCTGGAAGGCACCTTTGGCAAAGAACACGACAGTATTCAGTGTCCTCTATGCCGTTTTTGGAGAGAGAGACATGCGGCGGATCAACGTGGAGCCAGGGAAGACCAAGGTCACCATTTATGGGCTGCTGCCAAAGACTAAATACatcatgtgtgtctgtgtgaaagGGCTGATCCCCAGGAAGGAGCAATGCATCATATTTTCCACAGACGAAGTTGCCAGTGCAGGGGGAACCCAGAAGCTCATCAATGTGGTCGTGATCAGCGTGGCCTGCGTCATTGCTGTTCCTCTGACTCTGGTGGTCTGCTGCGGAGCACTGAAAAGGCGCTGCAAAAAGTGCCTAGTGCGGAAACCCAAGGAAATTCAGGACTCCTATGTCACCTTTGAAAGCCTGTCTCCCGGGGCCAAGGCAAAAGGAGTTGAAGGAGAATACTTGACTAGACATACCCCAGATGAGTCTAACAGACTGCTCTCTGCTCGCTCCAGTGTGGACTCAGAAGCGATACCAAAGATAGAGGGGCAACCTAATGAATACTTTTGCTGA
- the LRIT1 gene encoding leucine-rich repeat, immunoglobulin-like domain and transmembrane domain-containing protein 1 isoform X3, translating to MWITVGLVCCLVFGGLPRAGGSCPSQCSCTFHSLGEGTKARTVLCNDPEMTLTPVNIPVDTSKLRIEKTAIRRVPGEALHSLHNLEYLWMPYNSLASLSVITFKGLRRLQELRLDGNDLISFPWEALADMPQLRLLDLHNNELTSIPPDAARYVKNITYLDLSSNKLMTLPQALISTWANLQAVPYFPNDNSKIVLGLQDNPWVCDCSLYEMVHFLNFQSPNIAFIEPRLKCFTPRSLAGVFFSQVELRKCQSPVVHTSVAKVKTILGSTVLLRCGTTGVPIPELSWRRADGAQLNGTVHQEISSDGMSWSILGLPVVSYLDSGEYICKAKNFLGATEAFISLIITDSESTDDPNSNAKGVWSGKASGMEAAAYNDKLVARYIITTSTVPTLGARAGSEENLVLQNAAQNGNSRNLLVSPPTGQQEPERIVRSVRVIGDTDQSVTLAWKAPLAKNTTVFSVLYAVFGERDMRRINVEPGKTKVTIYGLLPKTKYIMCVCVKGLIPRKEQCIIFSTDEVASAGGTQKLINVVVISVACVIAVPLTLVVCCGALKRRCKKCLVRKPKEIQDSYVTFESLSPGAKAKGVEGEYLTRHTPDESNRLLSARSSVDSEAIPKIEGQPNEYFC from the exons ATGTGGATCACGGTGGGTTTGGTCTGCTGCTTAGTCTTCGGAGGGCTACCTCGGGCTGGCGGCTCTTGTCCATCTCAGTGTAGCTGCACCTTCCATAGTCTCGGCGAAGGAACAAAAGCCAG GACTGTGCTGTGTAATGACCCTGAGATGACTCTCACGCCCGTGAATATCCCCGTAGATACGTCCAAGCTCCGAATAGAAAAGACGGCCATCAGGAGGGTGCCGGGGGAAGCCTTGCATTCGCTCCACAACCTGGAGTACCTCTGGATGCCCTATAATTCCTTGGCCAGCCTCAGTGTGATTACCTTCAAGGGCCTCCGTCGCTTACAGGAGCTGAGGCTAGATGGAAATGACTTAATATCGTTCCCTTGGGAAGCCCTTGCTGACATGCCCCAGCTAAGGCTTCTGGATTTACACAATAACGAACTCACCTCAATCCCCCCAGATGCTGCTCGTTATGTCAAGAATATCACCTACCTGGATCTGTCTAGCAATAAActgatgactcttcctcaagctCTTATTTCCACCTGGGCCAACCTCCAGGCAGTTCCTTACTTCCCCAATGATAATTCCAAGATCGTCTTAG GTTTGCAAGACAATCCCTGGGTATGTGACTGCAGTCTGTATGAAATGGTCCATTTCCTAAATTTCCAGTCACCTAACATAGCATTTATAGAGCCCAGGCTGAAATGCTTCACCCCCCGGAGTCTTGCAGGAGTCTTCTTCAGCCAAGTTGAGCTAAGGAAGTGTCAAAGTCCGGTCGTACATACATCTGTAGCCAAAGTAAAGACGATCCTGGGCAGCACCGTCTTACTGCGATGTGGAACAACAGGGGTGCCTATTCCTGAGCTCAGCTGGAGAAGGGCTGATGGTGCTCAACTGAATGGCACAG TGCACCAAGAAATTTCTAGTGATGGGATGAGCTGGTCTATTCTGGGCTTGCCTGTGGTCTCTTATCTTGATTCTGGAGAGTACATCTGTAAAGCAAAGAATTTCCTGGGAGCAACGGAGGCATTCATATCCCTCATCATCACTGATTCAGAAAGCACAGATGACCCCAACTCTAATGCTAAAGGCGTTTGGAGTGGAAAGGCAagcgggatggaggcagctgCCTACAATGACAAGCTTGTGGCTAGGTACATTATCACCACCTCGACTGTACCTACCCTGGGAGCCAGAGCAGGCTCTGAAGAGAACCTCGTCCTTCAAAACGCAGCGCAGAACGGCAACTCACGAAACCTCCTGGTGAGTCCGCCTACTGGTCAGCAGGAGCCAGAGCGAATCGTGAGGTCAGTCAGAGTGATAGGGGACACTGACCAAAGCGTCACCCTGGCCTGGAAGGCACCTTTGGCAAAGAACACGACAGTATTCAGTGTCCTCTATGCCGTTTTTGGAGAGAGAGACATGCGGCGGATCAACGTGGAGCCAGGGAAGACCAAGGTCACCATTTATGGGCTGCTGCCAAAGACTAAATACatcatgtgtgtctgtgtgaaagGGCTGATCCCCAGGAAGGAGCAATGCATCATATTTTCCACAGACGAAGTTGCCAGTGCAGGGGGAACCCAGAAGCTCATCAATGTGGTCGTGATCAGCGTGGCCTGCGTCATTGCTGTTCCTCTGACTCTGGTGGTCTGCTGCGGAGCACTGAAAAGGCGCTGCAAAAAGTGCCTAGTGCGGAAACCCAAGGAAATTCAGGACTCCTATGTCACCTTTGAAAGCCTGTCTCCCGGGGCCAAGGCAAAAGGAGTTGAAGGAGAATACTTGACTAGACATACCCCAGATGAGTCTAACAGACTGCTCTCTGCTCGCTCCAGTGTGGACTCAGAAGCGATACCAAAGATAGAGGGGCAACCTAATGAATACTTTTGCTGA
- the LRIT1 gene encoding leucine-rich repeat, immunoglobulin-like domain and transmembrane domain-containing protein 1 isoform X4, whose product MVTTMWITVGLVCCLVFGGLPRAGGSCPSQCSCTFHSLGEGTKARTVLCNDPEMTLTPVNIPVDTSKLRIEKTAIRRVPGEALHSLHNLEYLWMPYNSLASLSVITFKGLRRLQELRLDGNDLISFPWEALADMPQLRLLDLHNNELTSIPPDAARYVKNITYLDLSSNKLMTLPQALISTWANLQAVPYFPNDNSKIVLGLQDNPWVCDCSLYEMVHFLNFQSPNIAFIEPRLKCFTPRSLAGVFFSQVELRKCQSPVVHTSVAKVKTILGSTVLLRCGTTGVPIPELSWRRADGAQLNGTVHQEISSDGMSWSILGLPVVSYLDSGEYICKAKNFLGATEAFISLIITDSESTDDPNSNAKGVWSGKASGMEAAAYNDKLVARYIITTSTVPTLGARAGSEENLVLQNAAQNGNSRNLLVSPPTGQQEPERIVRSVRVIGDTDQSVTLAWKAPLAKNTTVFSVLYAVFGERDMRRINVEPGKTKVTIYGLLPKTKYIMCVCVKGLIPRKEQCIIFSTDEVASAGGTQKLINVVVISVACVIAVPLTLVVCCGALKRRCKKCLVRKPKEIQDSYVTFESLSPGAKAKGVEGEYLTRHTPDESNRLLSARSSVDSEAIPKIEGQPNEYFC is encoded by the exons ATG GTAACAACGATGTGGATCACGGTGGGTTTGGTCTGCTGCTTAGTCTTCGGAGGGCTACCTCGGGCTGGCGGCTCTTGTCCATCTCAGTGTAGCTGCACCTTCCATAGTCTCGGCGAAGGAACAAAAGCCAG GACTGTGCTGTGTAATGACCCTGAGATGACTCTCACGCCCGTGAATATCCCCGTAGATACGTCCAAGCTCCGAATAGAAAAGACGGCCATCAGGAGGGTGCCGGGGGAAGCCTTGCATTCGCTCCACAACCTGGAGTACCTCTGGATGCCCTATAATTCCTTGGCCAGCCTCAGTGTGATTACCTTCAAGGGCCTCCGTCGCTTACAGGAGCTGAGGCTAGATGGAAATGACTTAATATCGTTCCCTTGGGAAGCCCTTGCTGACATGCCCCAGCTAAGGCTTCTGGATTTACACAATAACGAACTCACCTCAATCCCCCCAGATGCTGCTCGTTATGTCAAGAATATCACCTACCTGGATCTGTCTAGCAATAAActgatgactcttcctcaagctCTTATTTCCACCTGGGCCAACCTCCAGGCAGTTCCTTACTTCCCCAATGATAATTCCAAGATCGTCTTAG GTTTGCAAGACAATCCCTGGGTATGTGACTGCAGTCTGTATGAAATGGTCCATTTCCTAAATTTCCAGTCACCTAACATAGCATTTATAGAGCCCAGGCTGAAATGCTTCACCCCCCGGAGTCTTGCAGGAGTCTTCTTCAGCCAAGTTGAGCTAAGGAAGTGTCAAAGTCCGGTCGTACATACATCTGTAGCCAAAGTAAAGACGATCCTGGGCAGCACCGTCTTACTGCGATGTGGAACAACAGGGGTGCCTATTCCTGAGCTCAGCTGGAGAAGGGCTGATGGTGCTCAACTGAATGGCACAG TGCACCAAGAAATTTCTAGTGATGGGATGAGCTGGTCTATTCTGGGCTTGCCTGTGGTCTCTTATCTTGATTCTGGAGAGTACATCTGTAAAGCAAAGAATTTCCTGGGAGCAACGGAGGCATTCATATCCCTCATCATCACTGATTCAGAAAGCACAGATGACCCCAACTCTAATGCTAAAGGCGTTTGGAGTGGAAAGGCAagcgggatggaggcagctgCCTACAATGACAAGCTTGTGGCTAGGTACATTATCACCACCTCGACTGTACCTACCCTGGGAGCCAGAGCAGGCTCTGAAGAGAACCTCGTCCTTCAAAACGCAGCGCAGAACGGCAACTCACGAAACCTCCTGGTGAGTCCGCCTACTGGTCAGCAGGAGCCAGAGCGAATCGTGAGGTCAGTCAGAGTGATAGGGGACACTGACCAAAGCGTCACCCTGGCCTGGAAGGCACCTTTGGCAAAGAACACGACAGTATTCAGTGTCCTCTATGCCGTTTTTGGAGAGAGAGACATGCGGCGGATCAACGTGGAGCCAGGGAAGACCAAGGTCACCATTTATGGGCTGCTGCCAAAGACTAAATACatcatgtgtgtctgtgtgaaagGGCTGATCCCCAGGAAGGAGCAATGCATCATATTTTCCACAGACGAAGTTGCCAGTGCAGGGGGAACCCAGAAGCTCATCAATGTGGTCGTGATCAGCGTGGCCTGCGTCATTGCTGTTCCTCTGACTCTGGTGGTCTGCTGCGGAGCACTGAAAAGGCGCTGCAAAAAGTGCCTAGTGCGGAAACCCAAGGAAATTCAGGACTCCTATGTCACCTTTGAAAGCCTGTCTCCCGGGGCCAAGGCAAAAGGAGTTGAAGGAGAATACTTGACTAGACATACCCCAGATGAGTCTAACAGACTGCTCTCTGCTCGCTCCAGTGTGGACTCAGAAGCGATACCAAAGATAGAGGGGCAACCTAATGAATACTTTTGCTGA